From Leptospira fainei serovar Hurstbridge str. BUT 6, the proteins below share one genomic window:
- a CDS encoding L-threonylcarbamoyladenylate synthase, producing MSKSKYTAFTNDPSLAADVLRQGGIVLFPTETVYGLGADSRNLSACLAIYKIKNRPVDNPLIVHLANPEQISEIAEVTQDAYRIIQEFMPGPITIILRKKDASVYSTGLSTIAVRVPSHKLCAEMLAAFGGPVSAPSANLSGSPSITRYEDAVAEFDGLVDLILQGEEPTIGLESTVVDLSGDSPRLLRPGLYGVEELRRILPDLVSVDVSLTETRPVSPGLKYKHYAPECEVYFVQSIPKPERNSAAIGIGINTEGWAFAVRVNDNLGYMRELYSFFRDCDKKGIRKAYCFPPANGAGQEALLNRIKKASEGSRN from the coding sequence TTGTCAAAAAGTAAATACACGGCTTTTACAAACGATCCTTCCTTGGCGGCAGACGTTCTTCGCCAGGGAGGGATCGTTCTGTTTCCCACCGAAACAGTCTATGGATTAGGAGCAGATTCACGCAATCTTTCCGCCTGCCTAGCGATCTACAAAATTAAAAATCGTCCCGTCGACAATCCTCTCATCGTTCATCTTGCGAACCCGGAACAGATTTCAGAGATTGCCGAAGTCACTCAAGATGCATATCGAATCATCCAGGAATTTATGCCGGGACCGATTACGATTATTTTGCGAAAAAAAGATGCGTCCGTTTATTCGACAGGTTTAAGTACGATCGCAGTGCGAGTTCCTTCCCATAAATTGTGTGCGGAAATGCTAGCTGCTTTCGGTGGACCGGTTTCTGCTCCTTCCGCAAATCTTTCCGGAAGTCCTTCCATCACACGATATGAGGATGCCGTGGCGGAGTTTGACGGACTAGTGGATTTGATTCTGCAGGGGGAGGAACCGACGATCGGTTTGGAATCGACAGTCGTTGATCTTTCGGGAGATTCGCCTAGATTGCTTCGTCCAGGCTTGTACGGTGTCGAAGAACTTCGTCGAATTTTACCGGATCTTGTTTCGGTAGACGTCTCTTTAACGGAGACTCGACCGGTTAGTCCCGGGCTAAAATATAAACATTATGCGCCCGAATGCGAAGTTTATTTTGTTCAATCGATTCCTAAGCCTGAACGTAATTCGGCGGCGATCGGTATAGGAATAAACACCGAAGGGTGGGCTTTTGCGGTTCGGGTGAACGATAACCTTGGGTATATGAGAGAGCTTTATTCCTTTTTCCGGGATTGCGATAAGAAAGGAATTCGCAAGGCCTATTGCTTTCCTCCCGCAAACGGAGCAGGGCAAGAAGCTCTTTTGAATCGAATTAAAAAAGCGTCCGAAGGTTCCCGAAATTAG
- a CDS encoding queuosine precursor transporter translates to MQFHRPFKLFFVLSALFLTFLLMAEVTGSKWIQALGFTMTIGVIPFPVTFIVTDLLNEYYGRRGVRYLTIVGMLMIVLAYFLLQIDMNIPAVGNSPVDDHSFHVVFTNTGQVIAGSVIAYLIGQLIDIQIFHLIRKKTKNRFIWLRATGSTIVSQLLDSYVVIFVAYWGQYELGVLNSISSTNFVYKMAIAIGITPIIYLSHAIIERYLGEEAHKMAEHALKEGREDAQPFPG, encoded by the coding sequence ATGCAATTCCATAGGCCTTTTAAACTTTTCTTTGTTCTCAGCGCCTTGTTCCTTACCTTTCTTCTGATGGCGGAGGTGACTGGATCAAAGTGGATCCAAGCGTTAGGATTTACGATGACTATTGGAGTGATCCCGTTTCCGGTCACATTTATCGTAACGGACCTCTTGAACGAATATTATGGGAGACGAGGAGTTCGCTATTTGACGATTGTTGGGATGTTGATGATCGTCCTTGCCTATTTTCTTCTCCAGATCGATATGAATATTCCGGCGGTCGGGAATTCACCGGTGGACGATCATTCCTTTCATGTAGTTTTCACGAATACTGGACAGGTGATCGCCGGATCAGTGATCGCCTATCTTATCGGACAGCTAATCGACATACAAATCTTTCACCTAATTCGTAAAAAAACTAAAAACAGGTTTATTTGGCTTCGAGCTACCGGTTCTACGATCGTTTCTCAATTACTGGATTCTTATGTCGTAATTTTCGTCGCGTATTGGGGACAATACGAGCTTGGAGTCTTGAATTCCATTTCTTCCACAAACTTCGTTTATAAAATGGCGATCGCAATCGGTATCACTCCGATTATCTACCTTTCTCACGCAATCATAGAGAGATATCTCGGAGAAGAGGCTCATAAAATGGCGGAGCACGCTTTAAAAGAAGGCAGAGAAGACGCGCAGCCCTTCCCTGGATGA
- a CDS encoding glycosyl hydrolase family 18 protein: MKSYEEETTPEELSRPVPYYPPKRTPVWQTAFVSVAWLCLSGVSFYLGLQALKAKGSGQDIPKSALTSENSPIQLANPSLKSPVGPSAWESLGKWWNSTDFFPTEASNAEAQNSDGKPALPLNDDDVSFRASTWFSDYEAMKKTVHLYNEIHPFIYGFKGRETNNGDLYSLWGTSQKHARVAELRTLNPRVKIIPTIFRWENKNEKISENIGLNGRSDIRDKHIQNILYEVDTYGFDGIDIDYEGMSCEKKEKFEEFIVLLSNEIHKRGKILSVAVHPKTAAKKSGLKACKGLKEKIKMDFAENWRGPMTHDYAFLAQHADRIKVMAYELHPRKYRNPGPGPQAPNVWIRNIIEYAKERVPSKKLYMAIPTYGYDWALNCNAKIKSVYWSDALKRQQLGVTHQPTNIDRVMAANKNSGTWTNLSKFSWVHEGKTYEDPSIWYKSEGCDRVAFFMNRKAFEEKMTLLRSYDIGGFSFWQLLSDNDPGISTYLELLVTNKLPPVPKVQTKPKNPEVKQSPPDEAQDQEEAKNTQELVKK, encoded by the coding sequence ATGAAATCTTACGAAGAAGAAACCACACCCGAGGAACTGAGTCGTCCTGTTCCTTATTATCCTCCTAAAAGAACTCCCGTTTGGCAAACTGCGTTTGTCAGTGTTGCCTGGCTCTGTCTTTCGGGGGTTTCTTTCTATTTAGGGCTGCAGGCTCTAAAAGCCAAGGGATCCGGGCAGGACATTCCTAAATCCGCGCTAACTTCGGAGAATTCTCCAATACAATTGGCCAATCCGAGTTTGAAATCTCCCGTTGGACCGAGCGCATGGGAATCCTTGGGTAAATGGTGGAATTCCACCGATTTTTTCCCGACAGAGGCTTCTAACGCGGAAGCTCAGAATTCGGATGGGAAACCGGCATTACCTCTAAACGACGATGATGTTTCTTTTCGCGCTTCCACTTGGTTTTCAGATTATGAAGCGATGAAAAAGACCGTTCATTTATATAACGAAATTCATCCTTTTATCTACGGGTTTAAGGGGAGAGAAACCAATAACGGAGATTTGTACTCGCTTTGGGGGACTTCCCAAAAGCATGCCCGAGTGGCGGAACTTCGTACTCTAAATCCTAGAGTGAAAATCATTCCGACGATTTTTCGCTGGGAAAATAAGAACGAGAAAATTTCCGAGAATATCGGCCTCAACGGTCGGAGCGATATTCGCGATAAACATATTCAGAATATATTGTACGAAGTGGATACGTACGGTTTTGACGGGATCGATATCGATTACGAAGGAATGTCCTGCGAGAAGAAGGAAAAATTCGAAGAATTTATCGTTCTGTTATCGAATGAAATTCATAAAAGAGGAAAAATTCTTTCCGTTGCCGTACACCCGAAGACTGCAGCTAAAAAGAGCGGTCTGAAAGCCTGTAAAGGTCTGAAAGAGAAAATTAAGATGGATTTCGCCGAGAATTGGCGAGGACCGATGACGCACGATTATGCGTTCCTCGCGCAACATGCCGACCGAATTAAAGTAATGGCATACGAGCTTCATCCCCGTAAATATAGAAATCCGGGCCCAGGCCCGCAAGCTCCCAACGTTTGGATTCGTAATATCATCGAGTACGCAAAAGAAAGAGTGCCGTCCAAGAAACTTTATATGGCGATTCCGACATACGGATATGATTGGGCTTTGAATTGTAACGCCAAAATAAAATCGGTTTACTGGTCCGATGCTTTAAAGCGTCAGCAACTAGGAGTCACTCATCAACCTACGAATATAGATCGGGTGATGGCGGCTAATAAAAATTCGGGAACTTGGACGAATCTCTCAAAATTCAGCTGGGTGCACGAAGGAAAAACATACGAAGATCCGAGTATCTGGTATAAATCGGAAGGTTGCGATAGAGTCGCGTTCTTTATGAACCGTAAAGCTTTTGAAGAAAAAATGACTCTATTACGTTCTTATGATATCGGCGGATTTTCTTTCTGGCAACTTTTATCGGATAACGATCCCGGCATAAGCACCTATTTGGAATTATTAGTAACCAATAAACTTCCTCCGGTACCTAAAGTCCAAACCAAACCTAAGAATCCGGAAGTTAAGCAGTCTCCACCGGACGAAGCACAGGATCAGGAAGAAGCGAAAAATACCCAGGAACTTGTCAAAAAGTAA